One window of Acidobacteriaceae bacterium genomic DNA carries:
- a CDS encoding CRTAC1 family protein, whose product MFGSIAGHAQSSSSTAPPPATPGKFVDVTAAKGVNFTAVASHTSHKYLLETMGSGVALFDYDNDGRLDLFFVNGAPLDDPMQKGAVPQKRSPKDWNRLYHQRKDGTFEDVTEKAGLKGTGYDMGVAVGDYDNDGNEDLYVTGYGGNHLYHNNGDGTFTDVTERSGTGGDHTPGKAWYTSAAWVDLDNDGLLDLVVLRYVKWDFDDVWCGEHREGYRAYCHPDLFPAIAPVVYHNNGDGTFTDVTTKVGMAIPGKGLGIAIADYDRDGKIDIAVANDSMPEFLFHNKGDGTFEETGFTAEIAVDGEGRTYAGMGIAFQDFNNDGWPDLAITNLANQKYALYRNSGDGSFTYDTYATSLASMTLLHSGWGIFFLDYDNDGYKDLLVTQGHDLDTVELNYPQVHYKEPMLLARNMGNGTFVDVSAESGDVFKQRWVGRGMAVGDFDNDGLLDAVVTTNGGPAYLLRNETPTSNHWLSLLLVGHKSNRDAIGAVVKVTTAHGDQYWTVSTTGSYLSSNDKRAHFGLGADTMARSIEIAWPSGIHQTLTNVAGDRVVRIDEPNSSQAAAAK is encoded by the coding sequence ATGTTTGGGTCCATTGCCGGTCACGCACAGAGTTCTTCCTCGACTGCACCTCCGCCAGCGACGCCGGGCAAGTTTGTGGACGTGACCGCAGCGAAAGGTGTGAACTTTACTGCCGTTGCTTCGCATACGAGCCACAAGTATCTGCTCGAAACGATGGGGTCTGGAGTCGCGCTCTTTGATTACGACAACGACGGCCGCCTGGATCTGTTCTTCGTGAACGGAGCGCCTCTGGATGATCCCATGCAGAAAGGAGCGGTTCCGCAGAAGCGATCACCAAAGGATTGGAACCGGCTGTATCACCAGCGCAAGGACGGAACATTCGAGGACGTTACGGAGAAGGCAGGCCTGAAGGGCACTGGGTATGACATGGGAGTCGCCGTGGGTGACTACGACAACGATGGGAATGAGGATCTGTATGTCACGGGGTACGGCGGGAATCATCTGTATCACAACAATGGCGACGGAACCTTCACGGACGTCACAGAACGGTCGGGCACTGGAGGCGATCACACGCCCGGAAAGGCTTGGTATACAAGCGCCGCGTGGGTGGATCTGGACAACGATGGGCTGCTCGATCTGGTGGTGCTGCGGTATGTGAAGTGGGACTTTGATGACGTTTGGTGCGGCGAGCATCGGGAAGGCTATCGGGCGTACTGCCACCCGGACCTGTTCCCGGCGATTGCGCCGGTCGTCTATCACAACAACGGCGATGGCACCTTTACCGATGTGACGACGAAGGTTGGGATGGCGATTCCTGGAAAAGGATTAGGCATTGCGATTGCCGACTATGACCGGGACGGGAAGATCGACATCGCGGTTGCGAACGACTCGATGCCCGAGTTTCTGTTTCACAACAAGGGCGACGGCACCTTCGAGGAGACGGGGTTTACGGCGGAGATAGCCGTAGATGGCGAAGGCAGAACTTATGCAGGGATGGGCATTGCCTTTCAGGACTTCAATAACGACGGCTGGCCTGACCTTGCCATCACGAACCTCGCGAACCAGAAGTATGCGTTGTATCGCAACAGCGGGGATGGGTCGTTCACCTACGACACCTATGCAACAAGCCTCGCATCGATGACCCTGTTGCATTCCGGGTGGGGAATTTTCTTTCTGGATTATGACAACGACGGCTACAAGGATCTGCTGGTGACGCAGGGTCATGACCTGGATACGGTTGAACTGAACTATCCGCAAGTGCACTACAAAGAACCGATGTTGCTGGCCAGAAACATGGGCAATGGGACGTTTGTCGATGTGTCGGCGGAGTCCGGCGATGTGTTCAAGCAGCGCTGGGTGGGAAGGGGAATGGCTGTCGGGGATTTTGATAACGATGGCTTGCTCGATGCCGTCGTGACGACGAACGGCGGGCCAGCGTATCTTTTGCGCAATGAGACCCCCACGTCGAACCATTGGCTATCGCTACTGCTGGTGGGACACAAGAGCAACCGGGATGCGATTGGAGCTGTGGTCAAGGTAACGACTGCGCATGGCGACCAGTACTGGACGGTATCGACGACAGGAAGCTATCTCTCCTCTAACGACAAGCGGGCGCACTTTGGGCTGGGGGCGGATACGATGGCACGAAGCATCGAGATCGCATGGCCGAGCGGGATTCACCAGACCTTGACGAATGTGGCGGGCGATCGTGTTGTCCGCATTGACGAGCCGAATTCCTCACAGGCGGCAGCAGCGAAGTGA
- a CDS encoding tetratricopeptide repeat protein gives MNCTCCALTFFLMPVLAMAPSRGEAQTTAQPNALKHQLQAGAEALQRGDVAAAESDFQQAIAAAPTLADGYLGLGMARLREGKPEDASRALEHAGKLNPQLPGVHLFLGIAEYQLGKPEEALQSLQTELGLEPSNLEALIWQGIIQLNMGHPEEAVSALDQAVALDPKSPEALYYSVRAHRLVAEADYKKLYALDPDSSFAHRALAETFADAQQPEKAIEEYEAAIRKDPKDPDLYESLGEENQKIGRLEPATKAYEQELELHPNSAIALYNLGMIQVKTGRAATGVPLLRRAVEAHAMPAPTDFYLGLGLAELGQNEEAAHWLELALQSSPSPFIEQSTYYQLARVYQKLNRKADADRALDQLKKLKAKAAENMTGAHETVSEETSPR, from the coding sequence ATGAACTGCACCTGTTGTGCTCTGACGTTCTTCCTGATGCCCGTGCTCGCGATGGCGCCGAGTAGGGGTGAAGCGCAAACGACTGCACAGCCAAATGCGCTAAAACACCAACTCCAGGCAGGTGCGGAGGCACTGCAGAGGGGGGATGTGGCTGCTGCGGAGTCGGACTTTCAGCAGGCCATTGCCGCGGCTCCTACGCTTGCCGACGGATATCTTGGACTTGGCATGGCTCGGTTACGAGAGGGGAAACCAGAGGATGCCAGCCGTGCGCTGGAACATGCGGGCAAACTCAATCCGCAGCTTCCCGGAGTCCATCTTTTTCTCGGAATCGCAGAGTATCAACTGGGCAAGCCGGAGGAGGCATTGCAATCCCTGCAGACGGAGCTTGGGCTGGAGCCCAGCAATCTTGAAGCGCTAATCTGGCAGGGAATTATCCAACTGAACATGGGCCATCCGGAGGAGGCGGTCTCGGCGCTCGACCAAGCGGTTGCGCTCGATCCCAAGAGCCCGGAGGCTTTGTACTACTCTGTGCGGGCGCATCGTCTGGTGGCCGAGGCTGATTATAAGAAGCTGTACGCACTTGATCCTGATTCGAGCTTCGCGCATCGTGCTCTGGCGGAGACCTTTGCCGATGCGCAACAGCCAGAGAAGGCTATCGAGGAATATGAGGCGGCGATTCGCAAGGACCCGAAGGATCCCGATCTTTATGAATCGCTCGGAGAAGAGAATCAGAAGATCGGCCGTCTGGAACCCGCCACAAAGGCGTACGAACAGGAACTCGAGCTGCATCCCAACAGCGCCATCGCTTTGTACAACCTCGGCATGATTCAGGTTAAGACCGGGCGAGCAGCGACGGGTGTGCCACTGTTGCGCCGCGCTGTGGAAGCGCATGCCATGCCCGCTCCCACAGACTTCTATCTGGGGTTGGGGCTTGCCGAACTCGGGCAGAATGAGGAGGCGGCTCATTGGCTGGAGCTTGCTTTGCAGAGCTCTCCATCCCCATTCATCGAACAGAGCACTTACTATCAGTTGGCTCGCGTCTATCAAAAATTGAACAGGAAGGCAGATGCAGACCGTGCGCTCGATCAACTAAAGAAACTCAAGGCGAAGGCCGCCGAAAACATGACCGGAGCGCATGAGACAGTGAGTGAGGAGACCTCGCCTCGATAA
- a CDS encoding 1,4-beta-xylanase: MKRLWIVGLALALSTAGIAQDAAGRWPESKANAWYAKQPWLVGANFVPSDAINQLEMFQAATFDPAQNDRELGWAESIGMNTMRVFLQDQLWEQDPEGFKHRLDVFLGIAAKHHIRPLLVLFDSCWETDPHLGPQHPPIPGVHNSGWVQSPGKKRLLDPAVEPQLKAYVEGVVGAFANDDRVLGWDVWNEPDNRGLDSEEDVAAKVKRVDDLLPKAFAWARAMRPSQPLTSGVWRGDWVDPNKESETTKIQLAESDVISFHNYDWPEIFEARVKELERYHRPLICTEYMARGNGSTFDTVLPVAKRYRVAAINWGLVAGKTQTYLPWDSWQRPYVTVQPPIWFHDVFHPDGTPYREREVDLIRELTGRGTPEPKEAAAAQ, encoded by the coding sequence GTGAAGAGACTTTGGATTGTCGGGTTGGCCCTCGCGCTGTCGACTGCGGGGATTGCTCAGGATGCAGCGGGGCGATGGCCGGAGTCGAAGGCCAATGCCTGGTATGCAAAACAGCCGTGGCTGGTGGGTGCGAACTTCGTGCCGTCGGATGCGATCAATCAACTGGAGATGTTCCAGGCGGCGACGTTTGATCCTGCGCAGAACGATCGCGAGTTGGGATGGGCAGAGTCAATCGGCATGAACACGATGCGAGTGTTTCTGCAGGACCAGTTATGGGAACAGGATCCGGAGGGGTTCAAGCATCGGCTGGATGTGTTCCTCGGGATCGCGGCAAAGCATCACATCCGGCCGCTGTTGGTGCTGTTTGATTCATGCTGGGAGACCGACCCGCATCTCGGGCCTCAGCATCCGCCGATACCGGGGGTGCACAATTCGGGATGGGTGCAGAGCCCTGGAAAGAAGCGGCTGCTGGATCCGGCGGTTGAGCCGCAGTTGAAGGCGTACGTGGAAGGTGTGGTCGGAGCGTTTGCCAACGATGACCGTGTGCTCGGGTGGGATGTGTGGAATGAGCCCGACAACCGCGGCCTTGACAGTGAAGAGGATGTTGCAGCGAAGGTGAAGCGTGTGGATGATCTGCTGCCTAAAGCGTTCGCGTGGGCGCGCGCCATGCGTCCTTCGCAACCGCTTACGAGCGGAGTGTGGAGAGGGGACTGGGTCGACCCGAACAAGGAGAGCGAGACGACGAAGATTCAACTGGCGGAGTCGGATGTGATCTCGTTTCATAACTACGACTGGCCAGAGATATTCGAGGCGAGGGTAAAAGAGCTCGAGCGATATCATCGGCCGCTGATCTGCACGGAATACATGGCGCGCGGGAATGGCAGCACCTTTGACACTGTGCTTCCGGTTGCTAAGCGTTATCGCGTCGCGGCGATTAACTGGGGGCTGGTTGCGGGAAAGACGCAGACGTATCTTCCCTGGGACTCCTGGCAGCGGCCGTACGTGACAGTTCAGCCGCCGATCTGGTTCCATGATGTGTTCCATCCGGATGGAACGCCGTACAGAGAGCGTGAGGTCGATCTGATTCGAGAGTTGACCGGACGTGGAACACCGGAGCCGAAGGAGGCAGCGGCGGCGCAGTGA
- a CDS encoding TonB-dependent receptor — MSTPFAKRLFFAVWFFLLTICVAVPALAQSVRGAISGSVTDPTGALIPNATVTATNQGTGGKNITHSTGAGVFHFPDLPIGTYTVTATAPGFATKTSTGVLVQVNSTTPLNISLASGSVSDVITVDASGNLLQTESSDISGVVSNRQIEDLPLSLASGVGGLRSPETFVFLLPGTTGPGSGTSGNTGNGVFFSRLSGGQAYGAEVLLDGASIQRSENGSSFDETSPSIEALQEFKVTTSTPSAEFGRTTSGIESFSTKSGTNDFHGIGYAIVKNRVFDANNWFNNGYKAENCVGVSEIQCNYSKPQDSKFDYGGIFDGPVWIPKLYNGRNRTFFLFAWEKYQLHLGSVIQSTLPTAAERNGNFSDILGPASSPVPGNSPYPGISYDVLLNPCTGQPVLYNQIFDPRTSQQISPGVFCRLPFSGNQIPTSLFSAAAQKLIQGLPLPNQAPTSTDQFGYVNNYSYSAVAPNTNTTYTVRIDQNLGDKSKIFGSYSTRQNFKLTAAPDMPEPFNNSGYIQTFTTHYTRVGWDFTFTPTLLNHLNLGYNRTNSVNLGNNLNSSLTATSAGVANDHSVFYPLLIFPSPDAPSTLGQQQNGDNIDNGSRVEDSVSWEKGRQSFKFGVDFRYQQYSVIQYNVDTLNFYRDQTAGVSNSCCGSGNPFASFLLGEVGNGSQNVYNDNPRWNSHYIGVFVEDDIKFSSNLTVNVGLRYDIDAPRHEALNRTSDFSLTAPDAAAGGLPGALVFGTTCNCNTAWANTWYKDIAPRLGFAYVLPGTNNKAVLRGGGAILYGPLQYNDFGGSMSLGYNQSRDFFLGQTATTGGAFTPAFRLDSSSAADPTNSTVGYPNVSFAPNLDPTQLTAPNGPGSFDAVGGELILPGDGRPSMTSNWSLQIQDELAKDLIFTMGYIGQVAQNLRSGFLSNFNNIDPKYFSLGDKLNNAAYLIPLGGSNSGVNAPYSTFTGALGQALRPFPQYDYIADDCCLENLGHSSYNAMLVSLARRFRNGLNLQASYTWSKTLTDADSAIPFSYTSNNQREQAANSTNLKQDKAVSVQDLTNQFSLSYLYQLPFGKGRHWLNNSRGLDLLIGGWQVGAIQRYSSGQPIDFGCASGIPYYQNCITYTAGPASYNATSFASAAYQANKNGPSTFNHQTWFKPAYRAPGTNGAGDPGVPISQAAFVDQNREGLNWPRAISPGCGTAAQPCSFAPFSFGNIVRVTEAITGPMYKAEDVSLLKDFHLTERVQFELKGEAFDVFNRHRMGLPDLQPADSSNNVNGFGIPTGTDYGPRNMQVTGRITF; from the coding sequence ATGTCAACGCCATTCGCTAAGCGCCTCTTCTTCGCTGTATGGTTTTTCCTTCTGACAATTTGCGTCGCAGTCCCGGCCCTTGCCCAGTCCGTGCGCGGCGCCATCAGCGGAAGCGTAACCGACCCGACCGGAGCCCTGATCCCGAATGCGACGGTTACGGCTACGAACCAGGGGACGGGCGGAAAGAACATTACCCATTCGACGGGCGCAGGCGTCTTTCACTTTCCTGATCTGCCCATCGGTACATACACCGTGACGGCGACGGCGCCAGGCTTTGCGACGAAGACCAGCACCGGGGTTCTGGTCCAGGTCAACAGCACAACTCCTCTGAACATCTCGCTCGCCTCGGGATCGGTAAGTGACGTGATTACGGTCGACGCCAGCGGCAATCTGCTGCAGACCGAAAGCTCGGATATAAGCGGGGTCGTATCGAATAGGCAGATTGAGGATCTTCCGCTTTCGCTTGCATCGGGTGTCGGCGGACTGCGTTCGCCAGAGACGTTCGTCTTTCTGCTGCCCGGTACGACCGGACCCGGGAGTGGTACTTCGGGAAACACGGGGAACGGTGTCTTTTTCTCCAGGCTTAGCGGCGGCCAAGCCTATGGCGCCGAGGTGTTGCTGGACGGCGCCAGCATTCAGCGCAGTGAAAACGGCTCGTCCTTTGATGAGACCTCGCCGTCGATCGAGGCGCTGCAGGAGTTCAAAGTTACAACGTCGACTCCGTCAGCGGAGTTTGGTCGTACGACCTCAGGTATCGAGAGCTTTTCGACGAAGTCCGGAACGAACGATTTTCACGGTATTGGGTATGCGATCGTGAAGAACCGCGTCTTCGATGCCAACAACTGGTTCAACAACGGATATAAAGCAGAAAACTGCGTGGGCGTGTCCGAGATTCAGTGCAATTACAGTAAGCCGCAGGACAGCAAATTCGATTATGGCGGGATATTCGATGGTCCTGTCTGGATTCCTAAGCTCTACAACGGAAGGAACCGCACGTTCTTTCTCTTTGCGTGGGAGAAGTACCAGCTGCACCTCGGCAGCGTGATCCAATCCACCTTGCCAACCGCGGCAGAGCGGAACGGCAATTTCAGCGATATCCTTGGCCCCGCGTCTTCTCCTGTACCAGGCAATTCGCCGTACCCGGGTATCAGCTATGACGTTCTGCTGAATCCGTGCACGGGTCAGCCTGTTCTCTACAACCAGATCTTCGATCCGCGCACGTCACAGCAGATCAGCCCAGGAGTCTTCTGCCGACTGCCGTTCTCGGGTAATCAGATTCCGACCTCATTGTTCAGCGCCGCGGCACAGAAACTGATTCAGGGACTTCCCCTGCCGAACCAGGCACCCACGAGCACGGATCAGTTCGGTTACGTCAACAATTACTCGTATTCTGCGGTCGCGCCGAACACAAATACTACGTATACGGTCCGCATCGATCAGAACTTGGGGGACAAGAGCAAGATCTTTGGAAGCTACAGCACGCGGCAGAACTTCAAGCTTACGGCCGCTCCCGATATGCCTGAGCCGTTCAATAACTCGGGGTATATCCAGACTTTCACGACTCATTACACCCGGGTGGGCTGGGACTTCACCTTTACACCGACTCTGTTGAACCATCTCAATCTCGGTTACAACCGGACCAACAGCGTCAATCTTGGTAACAACCTGAACTCCAGCCTGACTGCCACCTCGGCGGGCGTGGCAAACGATCACTCGGTCTTCTATCCACTGCTCATTTTTCCAAGCCCGGATGCTCCTTCAACGCTTGGACAACAGCAGAACGGGGACAATATCGACAACGGATCGCGCGTAGAAGACAGCGTGAGCTGGGAAAAGGGCCGGCAGAGCTTCAAGTTTGGCGTTGATTTCCGCTACCAGCAGTACTCGGTCATCCAGTACAACGTTGACACGCTGAACTTCTATCGCGACCAGACGGCGGGCGTGAGCAACTCCTGCTGCGGATCGGGAAATCCGTTCGCGAGCTTCCTGCTGGGAGAAGTGGGGAACGGCAGTCAGAATGTTTATAACGACAATCCTCGCTGGAACTCTCATTACATCGGCGTCTTTGTCGAGGACGATATCAAGTTCAGCAGCAACCTGACGGTAAATGTGGGGCTGCGCTACGACATCGATGCGCCTCGTCATGAAGCGCTCAATCGGACATCCGACTTCAGCTTGACGGCGCCGGACGCAGCCGCGGGCGGCTTGCCCGGTGCGCTCGTCTTCGGTACCACCTGCAACTGCAACACGGCATGGGCCAACACCTGGTATAAGGACATCGCACCTCGTTTAGGGTTTGCTTACGTCCTTCCCGGCACAAACAACAAGGCAGTCCTTCGTGGCGGCGGGGCAATCCTCTACGGCCCACTGCAGTACAACGATTTCGGCGGGTCGATGTCGCTGGGTTACAACCAGTCGCGCGACTTCTTCCTTGGCCAGACGGCGACAACCGGCGGCGCATTCACCCCCGCTTTTCGTCTGGACTCCAGCTCGGCGGCTGACCCAACCAACTCAACGGTTGGCTATCCAAATGTGAGCTTCGCTCCGAACCTCGACCCGACTCAACTTACGGCTCCGAATGGACCGGGTAGCTTCGACGCGGTTGGCGGAGAACTGATCCTGCCCGGAGACGGGCGCCCCTCGATGACCAGCAACTGGAGTCTCCAGATTCAGGACGAACTCGCGAAGGACTTGATTTTCACCATGGGCTATATCGGCCAGGTGGCACAGAATCTTCGTTCCGGCTTCCTCTCCAACTTCAACAATATCGATCCCAAGTATTTCAGTCTGGGTGACAAGCTGAATAACGCGGCCTACTTGATCCCGCTTGGAGGTTCGAACTCCGGGGTAAACGCGCCTTACTCGACCTTCACGGGCGCGCTGGGACAGGCACTTCGTCCATTCCCGCAATATGACTACATTGCTGACGACTGCTGTCTTGAGAACCTGGGGCACTCGTCCTATAACGCGATGCTCGTCTCGCTGGCGCGCCGATTCCGCAATGGGCTGAATCTGCAAGCTTCTTACACGTGGTCGAAGACCCTCACGGACGCCGATTCGGCGATCCCCTTCAGCTACACAAGCAACAATCAGCGTGAACAGGCGGCGAACTCCACCAACCTGAAGCAGGACAAAGCAGTCAGCGTTCAGGACCTGACCAATCAGTTCTCTCTCAGCTATCTCTATCAGCTTCCATTCGGCAAAGGCCGGCATTGGTTGAATAACAGCCGCGGGTTGGATTTGCTCATCGGCGGTTGGCAGGTGGGCGCGATCCAGCGATACTCCAGCGGTCAGCCGATAGATTTCGGTTGTGCGAGTGGAATACCGTATTACCAGAACTGTATTACGTACACAGCCGGGCCGGCTTCTTATAACGCCACGAGCTTTGCGAGTGCGGCCTACCAGGCCAACAAGAACGGTCCAAGCACCTTCAACCATCAAACATGGTTCAAGCCTGCGTACCGTGCTCCCGGCACAAACGGAGCAGGTGATCCCGGCGTTCCGATATCCCAGGCTGCGTTTGTGGATCAGAACCGGGAAGGGCTGAATTGGCCTCGGGCAATATCTCCCGGTTGCGGAACTGCTGCTCAGCCGTGCTCGTTTGCTCCGTTTTCATTCGGAAACATCGTGCGCGTAACCGAAGCAATCACCGGTCCAATGTACAAGGCGGAAGACGTCAGCTTGCTGAAGGACTTCCACCTCACCGAGCGAGTCCAGTTCGAGTTGAAGGGCGAGGCGTTTGACGTATTCAATCGTCACCGCATGGGCTTGCCGGATCTTCAACCGGCCGACTCGTCCAACAACGTGAACGGCTTCGGTATTCCGACGGGCACCGACTATGGACCTCGCAATATGCAGGTCACCGGAAGGATTACCTTCTGA
- a CDS encoding tetratricopeptide repeat protein — MNLLRWTGMLASIAILTLGNSLLCAQQPVLSDPPPAASVDAGTLAQVQALLDAGKFHEAEGALRVYLRDNDRSAAGHAMLAYALLRENRPADSLKEYTRAAEIEKPSAQMLERVGQDYVLLADWPEADKWTLRAVQMDPTNADAWYSLGRIRYSEQRFSDALSCFQRALKLAPKSVKAENNLGLTYEALNQTDAAVEAYRQAIEWQDQGPREQLSEEPLLNLGIVLLHKGDLAGAQPLLTQAAALAPKDSRIREHLGQLYMQKADYAAAEHELQQACELDPKNSSLHFLLGQAYRHLGKLEEAKAEFTLSARLANPSVQ, encoded by the coding sequence GTGAATCTTTTGCGATGGACGGGGATGTTGGCGTCGATTGCGATCCTGACTCTCGGGAATTCATTGTTGTGCGCTCAGCAACCGGTGTTGTCCGATCCGCCCCCGGCCGCATCCGTGGATGCCGGGACGCTGGCGCAGGTGCAGGCGCTGCTCGACGCGGGTAAGTTTCACGAGGCCGAGGGAGCACTAAGGGTCTACCTGAGAGACAACGACCGTTCTGCGGCCGGCCACGCAATGCTGGCTTACGCGTTGCTGCGGGAGAACAGGCCCGCGGACTCTCTAAAGGAGTACACACGAGCCGCGGAGATTGAGAAACCTTCGGCGCAGATGCTGGAGCGTGTGGGACAGGACTACGTGTTGCTGGCCGATTGGCCGGAGGCGGACAAGTGGACACTACGCGCGGTACAGATGGATCCCACGAATGCCGATGCGTGGTACAGCCTGGGGCGCATACGGTATAGCGAGCAGCGATTCAGCGACGCACTGTCTTGCTTTCAGCGGGCACTGAAGCTCGCACCGAAGAGCGTGAAGGCGGAGAACAACCTGGGCCTGACATACGAGGCTCTGAACCAGACGGACGCGGCGGTGGAGGCGTATCGGCAGGCGATAGAGTGGCAGGATCAAGGGCCGCGCGAACAGCTAAGCGAAGAGCCGCTGCTGAACCTGGGGATTGTGTTGCTGCACAAGGGGGATCTCGCCGGAGCGCAGCCTCTTCTTACGCAGGCTGCGGCTCTGGCACCCAAAGATTCACGAATCCGCGAACATCTGGGTCAGCTTTACATGCAAAAGGCCGACTATGCAGCGGCGGAACATGAGCTGCAGCAAGCTTGCGAGCTTGATCCGAAGAACTCCAGCCTGCACTTTCTTCTCGGCCAGGCATATCGGCATCTGGGAAAGCTGGAGGAGGCCAAGGCGGAGTTTACTCTTTCGGCACGACTCGCCAATCCCTCCGTCCAATGA
- a CDS encoding tetratricopeptide repeat protein, with protein MAFALAAPAWHGVAQDYETDSSGVLRQARLLVAKHQPEEAARVLDSFLSTHAEDADALTLLAQIHVEQGDRSTAKELLTKALAASPNSPAANITLGKLMLEQHRDPEAMDRFETVLDIDLRDREARQGELSAATELAMSARRDNHQDAALKVLEHARSKLPDDPKLLLDLGIQATEMGLLPEASDSLQAARKLDPSDPDIVYALGRLEMQEQHLQAAETDLRAYLAKRPEDASAHFGLGKVMEAGQRTAEAKAEFERSIQLQPAQTESYYELGQIELEVQHDAQAAPLFEKVLARDADHGGALTGMGIIAFRGKNYAQADQYLAHAEKAAPNYQPAHYYRGLALARLGQKDESQRELQTAAAMDREQQGAPGALNGVSENGKKDAPPR; from the coding sequence TTGGCCTTCGCGCTAGCTGCGCCCGCATGGCATGGAGTCGCTCAGGATTACGAGACAGACAGTTCCGGAGTTCTTCGTCAGGCCAGGCTGCTGGTGGCAAAGCATCAGCCGGAAGAGGCGGCGCGTGTTTTGGACTCCTTTCTTTCGACGCACGCGGAGGATGCCGATGCCTTGACGCTGCTCGCGCAGATACATGTAGAGCAAGGAGACCGTTCGACGGCGAAGGAGCTTCTGACGAAAGCACTGGCAGCGAGTCCCAATTCTCCCGCTGCGAATATTACGCTCGGCAAGCTGATGCTCGAACAACATCGCGATCCTGAGGCGATGGATCGGTTCGAGACAGTGCTGGACATCGATTTGAGAGACAGAGAGGCGCGGCAGGGTGAGTTGTCTGCGGCCACAGAGCTCGCGATGTCTGCAAGACGGGACAACCATCAAGATGCTGCGCTGAAGGTGTTGGAACACGCACGCAGCAAACTCCCGGACGACCCAAAGCTGCTGCTTGATCTCGGTATTCAGGCGACAGAGATGGGCTTGCTGCCCGAGGCATCCGACTCGTTACAAGCCGCCCGAAAGCTGGATCCGAGTGACCCGGACATCGTGTATGCACTCGGCCGCCTGGAGATGCAGGAGCAGCATCTGCAGGCTGCCGAGACAGATCTTCGTGCCTATCTCGCGAAGCGTCCCGAGGATGCGTCGGCGCACTTCGGTCTGGGAAAGGTGATGGAGGCAGGCCAACGAACTGCGGAGGCAAAAGCGGAGTTCGAGCGCTCGATTCAACTCCAGCCGGCGCAGACGGAGTCTTACTACGAGCTGGGACAGATTGAGCTCGAAGTACAGCATGATGCGCAGGCCGCGCCGCTCTTCGAGAAGGTGCTCGCACGCGATGCTGACCACGGAGGCGCATTGACCGGGATGGGGATCATCGCTTTTCGCGGCAAGAACTACGCGCAGGCTGATCAATATCTTGCCCACGCGGAGAAGGCCGCCCCAAACTACCAGCCGGCGCACTACTATCGCGGATTGGCGTTGGCCCGGCTCGGACAGAAGGATGAGTCGCAGCGTGAACTGCAAACCGCCGCTGCGATGGACCGTGAGCAGCAGGGTGCGCCCGGCGCTCTGAATGGAGTTTCAGAAAACGGGAAGA
- a CDS encoding LacI family DNA-binding transcriptional regulator, producing the protein MNITAVAKRAGVSTATVSRVMNGTANVSPETAERVRDAVEALDFYPDVNARALGSGRSGLYGLIISDITNPYFPELVKAFEDIAVEHGQDVLIANTDYDPKRMEMCVVRMLQRKVDGVAIMTSEMEDRLIRTLGQRQIPTIFMDTTTTGRGASTVNVDYTGGVMEAMRYLFELGHKEIAFISGPLALGSARARAEAFQAALREHGVKMRPEWMQEGDHRVEGGHHAMKRILDSGILPTAVLGSNDLTAIGAMGAIHERGLDIPGDISVIGFDDIELSAYTLPSLTTLRVPRREMASTAFRSLFRGREASPAKRVRQRTHVITTKLVVRGSTGPAPANRKGGSQI; encoded by the coding sequence ATGAACATCACTGCAGTGGCGAAGAGAGCTGGCGTTTCCACAGCGACGGTGTCGCGCGTGATGAATGGAACCGCCAACGTGAGCCCGGAGACGGCGGAGCGCGTGCGCGATGCGGTGGAGGCCCTGGATTTTTATCCGGACGTCAACGCGCGTGCGCTGGGTTCGGGACGGAGCGGCTTGTATGGTCTGATTATCTCCGACATCACGAACCCGTACTTTCCTGAATTGGTGAAGGCCTTTGAAGATATCGCGGTAGAGCATGGGCAGGATGTGCTGATCGCGAACACAGACTATGACCCGAAGCGGATGGAGATGTGCGTGGTCCGCATGCTGCAACGCAAGGTGGACGGCGTCGCGATCATGACCTCGGAGATGGAAGACCGGCTGATCCGCACTCTGGGCCAACGGCAGATTCCGACAATCTTCATGGATACGACGACCACAGGTCGTGGGGCGAGTACCGTGAATGTCGACTACACCGGCGGAGTCATGGAGGCCATGAGATACCTGTTTGAGCTGGGGCATAAGGAGATTGCTTTTATTAGCGGACCGCTCGCCCTGGGGTCGGCGCGCGCCCGGGCAGAGGCCTTTCAGGCGGCGTTGCGAGAGCACGGCGTGAAAATGCGCCCGGAATGGATGCAGGAAGGGGACCATCGCGTGGAGGGTGGCCATCATGCGATGAAGCGGATTCTGGATTCGGGGATCCTGCCGACGGCGGTGCTCGGGTCAAACGATCTAACGGCGATCGGAGCGATGGGGGCGATTCACGAGAGAGGATTGGACATACCAGGCGACATCTCGGTGATCGGCTTCGATGACATCGAGCTGAGTGCGTATACGCTGCCGTCGCTGACGACGCTTCGTGTTCCGCGGCGCGAGATGGCATCGACCGCGTTTCGTTCGCTCTTTCGCGGACGCGAAGCGTCTCCTGCAAAACGCGTCCGCCAGCGGACGCATGTGATCACGACGAAGCTGGTGGTGCGAGGATCGACAGGACCGGCACCAGCGAATCGCAAAGGCGGCTCGCAGATCTGA